One genomic region from Cellulomonas fengjieae encodes:
- a CDS encoding recombinase family protein produces the protein MSPRAEPHRRVLGHDHGALLGYARVSTTAQHLDRQIAALESAGVAPERVFVDKATGAHTARPGLQALLTYARPRDLVLCYTLDRLGGSLRDTLNIVHDLRERGIGMRTLADPIPINTADDSATARLALALLGLFSELERVYNAERIAHARAVREAKGDGRGVGRPRALSDDQVAYAAHLRDPLERTVPDIAKELGVGTATLYRALPPCPVLAPTASGTEPEARS, from the coding sequence TTGAGCCCGCGGGCGGAACCGCATCGCCGTGTCCTTGGACACGACCACGGTGCACTGTTGGGCTATGCGCGAGTGTCAACGACCGCCCAGCACCTCGACCGGCAGATCGCCGCGCTCGAATCCGCGGGCGTCGCGCCGGAGCGCGTCTTTGTCGACAAGGCCACCGGTGCGCACACCGCCCGTCCTGGCCTTCAGGCGCTGCTGACGTACGCGCGCCCTCGGGATCTGGTGCTGTGCTACACGCTTGACCGCCTGGGTGGAAGTCTTCGCGACACCTTGAACATCGTCCACGACCTGCGCGAGCGGGGTATCGGGATGCGCACGCTCGCGGACCCGATCCCCATCAACACCGCCGACGACTCGGCGACGGCACGCTTAGCGCTCGCTCTCCTGGGCCTCTTCTCAGAGCTTGAGCGGGTCTATAACGCTGAACGTATAGCTCACGCCCGCGCTGTTCGTGAGGCGAAGGGCGACGGTCGCGGCGTGGGTCGTCCTCGGGCACTGTCCGACGACCAGGTCGCCTATGCGGCACACCTGCGGGACCCCCTCGAGCGGACCGTACCGGACATTGCGAAAGAGCTGGGTGTTGGCACTGCGACCTTGTATCGCGCTCTGCCGCCGTGTCCGGTGCTCGCACCTACTGCGAGCGGCACGGAGCCGGAGGCCCGTTCATGA
- a CDS encoding family 43 glycosylhydrolase — MLELPDSWVWDFWLADDGESYHLFFLYASRALGDPDARHHRASVGHAVSTDLTSWTRVADALVRGDSPAFDDLATWTGSVVRHPDGTWFMFYTGATMTLGGNVQTIGYATSADLTTWTKSPDNPVLRADPRWYELLEDGQWAEEAFRDPWVFADPDGDGWHMLVTARARTGPADSRGALGHAWSPDLRRWELRAPLTAPEDGFGHLEVAQVEDVDGTWVVVFSCLATSADTRTNGTSAGVWVARGAGPLGPFDIANAQPLTGSDLYSGRLVRRRDSARWLLLAFHNDAADGTFVGSISDPMAVSWAGTSLVVTP, encoded by the coding sequence GTGCTCGAGCTTCCGGACTCGTGGGTGTGGGACTTCTGGCTCGCGGACGACGGCGAGAGCTACCACCTGTTCTTCCTCTACGCCTCGCGAGCGCTGGGCGACCCCGACGCACGGCACCACCGCGCGTCCGTCGGGCACGCTGTCTCGACCGACCTGACCAGCTGGACCCGGGTCGCGGATGCCCTCGTGCGCGGCGACTCCCCCGCGTTCGACGACCTCGCCACCTGGACGGGATCGGTCGTTCGGCACCCGGACGGCACGTGGTTCATGTTCTACACCGGGGCGACGATGACCCTCGGGGGCAATGTCCAGACCATCGGCTACGCCACGTCGGCCGACCTCACGACCTGGACCAAGAGCCCTGACAACCCGGTCCTGCGCGCGGACCCCCGCTGGTACGAGCTGCTCGAGGACGGCCAGTGGGCCGAGGAGGCGTTCCGCGACCCGTGGGTGTTCGCCGACCCGGACGGCGACGGCTGGCACATGCTCGTCACGGCTCGCGCCCGCACCGGTCCGGCCGACTCCCGGGGAGCCCTCGGGCACGCGTGGTCGCCGGACCTGCGCCGGTGGGAGCTGCGCGCACCGTTGACCGCGCCCGAGGACGGCTTCGGACACCTGGAGGTCGCCCAGGTCGAGGACGTCGACGGCACGTGGGTGGTCGTCTTCTCGTGCCTCGCCACGTCTGCGGACACCCGCACGAACGGGACATCGGCCGGTGTCTGGGTCGCACGCGGCGCCGGCCCGCTGGGTCCCTTCGACATCGCGAACGCGCAACCGCTGACGGGGAGCGACCTGTACAGCGGCCGGCTCGTGCGGCGCCGGGACAGCGCCCGCTGGCTCCTGCTCGCGTTCCACAACGACGCCGCTGACGGGACCTTCGTGGGCAGCATCAGCGATCCCATGGCGGTGAGCTGGGCCGGGACCTCGCTCGTCGTGACGCCCTGA
- a CDS encoding LacI family DNA-binding transcriptional regulator → MSRTRVTLADVARASGVSSTTASLVLSGRGAELRISGAVQERVRSAAAELAYRPNIVSIGLRKGTTRTLGLVSDTVATSQLAGDMIKGAIEAARDHGFMLFIGETEGDPEIEVALLEAMHDRQVDGIILTSMFTRTRSVPELLDRVPTVLLNMLAAEPTAAPAVVPDEVDAGRAAARLLLEAGHREIHLIGAGPTPDDVPPDTVAGVERLAGIREVLGAAGLEPASAHLCQDWLPPQGWQATRDLLDRHPHPRALICFNDRLAFGAYQALQESGLAIPDDVSVVSFDDYPMAEWLRPGLSSFAIPHEQLGRRAVELLIEVVRDGPGTVPAAVHRYPLPLHARGSVAARR, encoded by the coding sequence GTGAGCCGCACGCGCGTGACCTTGGCGGATGTCGCGCGCGCCTCGGGCGTCTCGTCCACGACCGCCTCCCTCGTGCTGTCGGGCCGCGGCGCCGAGCTGCGCATCTCCGGGGCGGTCCAGGAGCGCGTGCGCAGTGCGGCCGCCGAGCTGGCGTATCGGCCCAACATCGTCTCGATCGGGCTGCGCAAAGGCACGACGCGGACCCTCGGCCTGGTCTCCGACACCGTGGCCACCTCCCAGCTCGCGGGCGACATGATCAAGGGCGCGATCGAAGCCGCCCGTGATCACGGCTTCATGCTCTTCATCGGTGAGACCGAGGGCGACCCCGAGATCGAGGTGGCGTTGCTCGAGGCGATGCACGACCGCCAGGTCGACGGCATCATCCTGACCTCGATGTTCACACGGACCCGATCCGTGCCGGAGCTGCTGGACCGCGTCCCCACGGTTCTGCTGAACATGCTCGCCGCCGAGCCCACGGCTGCTCCGGCCGTGGTTCCGGACGAGGTCGACGCCGGTCGGGCCGCCGCTCGCCTCCTGCTGGAGGCCGGACACCGCGAGATCCACCTGATCGGCGCCGGACCGACGCCGGACGACGTGCCCCCCGACACGGTCGCCGGCGTCGAACGTCTCGCGGGGATCCGCGAGGTCCTGGGCGCCGCCGGTCTCGAACCGGCTTCCGCGCACCTCTGCCAGGACTGGCTGCCGCCGCAGGGCTGGCAGGCGACCCGCGACCTGCTCGATCGACATCCCCACCCGCGCGCCCTCATCTGCTTCAACGACCGGCTGGCCTTCGGCGCCTACCAGGCCCTCCAGGAGTCCGGCCTGGCCATCCCGGACGACGTGTCGGTCGTGTCGTTCGACGACTACCCGATGGCCGAATGGCTCCGCCCGGGCCTGTCGTCCTTCGCGATCCCTCACGAGCAGCTCGGACGCCGGGCGGTCGAGCTCCTCATCGAGGTGGTGCGGGACGGGCCCGGCACGGTGCCCGCTGCGGTTCACCGGTACCCCCTGCCGCTGCACGCCAGAGGATCCGTCGCCGCCCGTCGCTAG
- a CDS encoding ABC transporter substrate-binding protein → MSRASQRTRRLTAAASLCLASLITVTACSAPGGTTSDDPEPTAGGTNAAGAPSCGEDDVVLSTYIETGFPLPKALADEFTAQYPNVTFDIREDQFAVITQNAPRVLADSPPDLMRLPQVSELATDGLLLDLDPYAEAFGWDQWPASQLTQMRVDEDGRRGNGPLYAMGLNQSMTGIFYNKDLAAQIGMTEPPATLAELDAVLQKAKDAGITPMAQFNGGATGGFAFPLQGLMASYGDPAAINDWTFQQADARIDTPENLEAAEHLDSWIKAGYFADDVNAMDYATMMSRFIDGKSLLMFNGDWESGNLDAQMAGKVGFFLVPPVEADGEVGAMSAPLTYGVSSQAKNPDCAAFFLDWIATNEEARTIGVEIGGSRPMGPADGFMPEVDETSVTAQTLAAGTTIGEDDGAMEFIANATGEIYAKSWTPNLQKLVAGEQTPEGLLTAVQADYEAQIGG, encoded by the coding sequence TTGTCTCGAGCCAGTCAGAGGACGCGCCGCCTCACGGCCGCAGCGTCCCTGTGCCTTGCGAGCCTCATCACCGTCACCGCGTGCAGCGCCCCCGGCGGCACGACGAGCGACGACCCGGAGCCGACCGCTGGCGGCACGAACGCAGCCGGTGCACCGAGCTGCGGCGAGGACGACGTCGTCCTCAGCACGTACATCGAGACGGGCTTCCCCCTGCCCAAGGCTCTCGCCGACGAGTTCACGGCCCAGTACCCCAACGTGACCTTCGACATCCGCGAGGACCAGTTCGCGGTCATCACGCAGAACGCACCCCGCGTCCTGGCCGACTCCCCGCCGGACCTGATGCGCCTGCCGCAGGTGTCGGAGCTCGCGACGGACGGCCTGCTGCTGGACCTCGACCCGTACGCCGAGGCGTTCGGGTGGGACCAGTGGCCGGCGTCGCAGCTCACGCAGATGCGCGTCGACGAGGACGGCCGACGCGGCAACGGCCCGCTGTACGCGATGGGCCTGAACCAGTCGATGACCGGCATCTTCTACAACAAGGACCTCGCGGCGCAGATCGGTATGACCGAGCCGCCCGCGACCCTCGCGGAGCTCGACGCCGTCCTGCAGAAGGCCAAGGACGCGGGCATCACCCCGATGGCGCAGTTCAACGGCGGTGCCACCGGCGGGTTCGCGTTCCCGCTGCAGGGCCTCATGGCCTCGTACGGAGACCCGGCCGCGATCAACGACTGGACGTTCCAGCAGGCCGACGCGCGGATCGACACCCCGGAGAACCTCGAGGCCGCCGAGCACCTCGACTCGTGGATCAAGGCGGGCTACTTCGCGGACGACGTGAACGCCATGGACTACGCGACGATGATGAGCCGGTTCATCGACGGCAAGTCGCTGCTCATGTTCAACGGCGACTGGGAGTCCGGGAACCTCGACGCCCAGATGGCCGGCAAGGTCGGGTTCTTCCTGGTCCCGCCCGTCGAGGCGGATGGCGAGGTCGGCGCGATGTCCGCCCCGCTGACCTACGGCGTCTCGTCCCAGGCCAAGAACCCCGACTGTGCCGCCTTCTTCCTGGACTGGATCGCGACCAACGAGGAGGCGCGCACGATCGGCGTCGAGATCGGTGGCTCACGCCCCATGGGTCCCGCCGACGGGTTCATGCCCGAGGTCGACGAGACCTCGGTGACCGCCCAGACGCTGGCGGCCGGTACGACCATCGGCGAGGACGACGGGGCGATGGAGTTCATCGCCAACGCGACCGGTGAGATCTACGCGAAGAGCTGGACTCCGAACCTGCAGAAGCTCGTCGCCGGCGAGCAGACGCCCGAAGGCCTCCTGACCGCCGTGCAGGCCGACTACGAAGCACAGATCGGCGGCTGA
- a CDS encoding carbohydrate ABC transporter permease: MTATTGTAGRRETVEQSTSIDGRRRALKARRLRRGWIALSLVAPAALFYGVFVLRPLVLTFQYSFYDWNGVGPATWVGADNYTRLLRDEAMLGSIVNALELIIYFSFVPVVLGLFTAATIRKFAASRLAVVSRTVLFLPQVIPLVAAGIMWTWLMASDGVVNQLLRAVGLGDLARPWLGDFDAALPAVGVIGAWVALGLCMLLLLAGMTKIDPALYEAARIDGAGAIREFFSITLPSLRQEIGVCVTVTVIAALASFDIIYISTQGGPGNSTLVPGLEIYYLAFFSREIGQASALAVAFMVLVLAIVLPIQRLTKDSD; encoded by the coding sequence ATGACAGCGACGACCGGGACAGCCGGTCGCCGCGAGACGGTCGAGCAGTCGACCAGCATCGACGGCAGGCGCCGCGCCCTCAAGGCGCGGCGCCTGCGCCGAGGCTGGATCGCGCTCTCCCTCGTGGCACCAGCGGCCCTGTTCTACGGCGTGTTCGTCCTGCGGCCGCTCGTCCTGACCTTCCAGTACTCGTTCTACGACTGGAACGGTGTGGGACCCGCGACGTGGGTCGGCGCCGACAACTACACGCGGCTCCTGCGCGACGAGGCCATGCTCGGCTCGATCGTCAACGCGCTCGAGCTCATCATCTACTTCTCGTTCGTGCCCGTCGTCCTCGGGCTGTTCACCGCGGCGACGATCCGCAAGTTCGCGGCGAGCCGACTGGCGGTCGTGTCCCGCACGGTGCTCTTCCTCCCGCAGGTCATCCCGCTGGTCGCGGCCGGCATCATGTGGACCTGGCTGATGGCCTCCGACGGCGTGGTCAACCAGCTGCTGCGCGCGGTCGGGCTCGGGGACCTGGCGCGGCCGTGGCTCGGCGACTTCGACGCCGCCCTGCCGGCAGTCGGGGTCATCGGCGCCTGGGTGGCGCTCGGCCTGTGCATGCTCCTGCTGCTCGCCGGCATGACGAAGATCGACCCCGCGCTGTACGAGGCGGCCCGCATCGACGGCGCCGGCGCGATCCGCGAGTTCTTCTCGATCACCCTGCCGAGCCTGCGCCAGGAGATCGGCGTGTGCGTCACCGTCACCGTGATCGCCGCCCTCGCGAGCTTCGACATCATCTACATCTCCACCCAGGGAGGTCCGGGCAACAGCACCCTCGTGCCCGGGCTCGAGATCTACTACCTGGCGTTCTTCAGCCGCGAGATCGGACAGGCCTCCGCGCTCGCCGTGGCGTTCATGGTCCTCGTGCTGGCCATCGTCCTGCCCATCCAGCGACTCACGAAGGACAGTGACTGA
- a CDS encoding carbohydrate ABC transporter permease has protein sequence MVVSRREKWVGNALLVLLMAVTILPFFTLLITALHPSGTYPSGLEIPETLHWENFAAAFQSAHMEKLLWSSVLIVIGVVPVALLISTLAGFALGHLRPPGHRWIFLAFLLGLTLPFQGVIVPLYFQMRDFGLLNTRWAIILPLIGLYMPFAVMWMRAHFVNMPQDLSEAARMDGASTWALFSKIHLPLSMPALSSLAILLFLWTWNQFLLAVVLVDDSTKRTMAGALGAFQGQYGTDIPLLCAGSLLILTPTLIVFLVFQRQFVSALLQGAVKG, from the coding sequence ATGGTCGTCTCCCGTCGCGAGAAGTGGGTCGGCAACGCCCTTCTCGTCCTGCTCATGGCCGTGACGATCCTCCCGTTCTTCACGCTCCTGATCACCGCTCTGCACCCGTCCGGCACGTACCCGTCGGGCCTCGAGATCCCCGAGACCCTGCACTGGGAGAACTTCGCCGCCGCCTTCCAGTCGGCGCACATGGAGAAGCTGCTCTGGTCGAGCGTGCTCATCGTGATCGGCGTCGTGCCCGTCGCCCTGCTCATCTCCACGCTCGCCGGGTTCGCGCTGGGTCACCTGCGCCCGCCGGGGCACCGCTGGATCTTCCTGGCGTTCCTGCTCGGCCTGACGCTGCCGTTCCAGGGCGTCATCGTCCCGCTGTACTTCCAGATGCGTGACTTCGGCCTCCTGAACACGCGGTGGGCGATCATCCTTCCGTTGATCGGCCTCTACATGCCGTTCGCCGTCATGTGGATGCGGGCGCACTTCGTGAACATGCCGCAGGACCTGTCCGAGGCCGCGCGGATGGACGGCGCGAGCACGTGGGCGCTGTTCTCCAAGATCCACCTGCCGCTGTCCATGCCGGCGCTGTCGTCCCTGGCGATCCTGCTCTTCCTGTGGACGTGGAACCAGTTCCTCCTCGCCGTCGTGCTCGTCGACGACTCGACCAAGCGCACGATGGCCGGTGCGCTCGGTGCGTTCCAGGGCCAGTACGGCACCGACATCCCGCTGCTGTGCGCGGGGTCCCTGCTCATCCTGACGCCGACGCTGATCGTCTTCCTGGTCTTCCAGCGACAGTTCGTCTCCGCCCTGCTCCAGGGCGCGGTCAAGGGATGA
- a CDS encoding alpha/beta hydrolase: MSVRLPPFDPEIAAVMLDKAELVVTALAPDEIGALRARATPPDIQAVVAAAACTVSEHHAPGPDGDVRVLVVRPEGVPEPVPVLLHLHGGGLVVGDVADNVDMALDVAPGWAVASVEYRLAPESPYPAAVEDAYAALVWLVAKASDLGVDPQRVVVTGVSAGGGLAAALALLVRDRGGPPLLGQLLVYPMLDDRNDSPSTHQMAGAGSWDRTANATGWGAYLGAAAGGPTTPPYASASRADSLGDLPPAFIDVASTETFRDECVQYAARLWADGGDAELHVWPGGCHGFDGLVPTARLSRAARAARASWLTRLLARRHG; this comes from the coding sequence ATGAGCGTTCGCCTGCCCCCGTTCGACCCCGAGATCGCGGCAGTGATGCTGGACAAGGCGGAGCTGGTCGTCACCGCGCTCGCACCGGACGAGATCGGTGCGCTCCGCGCCCGCGCGACGCCACCCGACATCCAGGCCGTGGTGGCGGCCGCCGCGTGCACGGTCAGCGAGCACCACGCCCCGGGCCCGGACGGTGACGTCCGGGTGCTGGTCGTGCGTCCGGAGGGGGTGCCGGAGCCCGTCCCCGTCCTGCTCCACCTGCACGGCGGGGGACTGGTCGTCGGGGACGTGGCAGACAACGTCGACATGGCGCTGGACGTCGCACCCGGGTGGGCCGTCGCGTCGGTCGAGTACCGGCTGGCACCGGAGAGCCCGTATCCGGCGGCCGTCGAGGACGCGTACGCGGCGCTCGTCTGGCTCGTCGCCAAGGCGTCGGACCTGGGAGTCGACCCGCAGCGAGTCGTCGTCACGGGCGTGAGCGCCGGCGGTGGCCTCGCTGCGGCTCTGGCGCTCCTGGTGCGCGATCGTGGTGGCCCCCCTCTGCTCGGCCAGCTGCTCGTGTACCCGATGCTCGACGACCGCAACGACAGCCCGTCCACGCACCAGATGGCAGGTGCCGGGTCGTGGGACCGGACGGCCAACGCAACGGGGTGGGGCGCATACCTCGGCGCAGCCGCGGGCGGACCCACCACACCCCCCTACGCGTCCGCGAGCAGGGCCGACTCGCTCGGCGACCTGCCCCCCGCGTTCATCGACGTGGCCTCGACCGAGACGTTCCGGGACGAGTGCGTGCAGTACGCCGCCAGGCTGTGGGCCGACGGTGGTGACGCCGAGCTGCACGTCTGGCCCGGTGGGTGCCACGGGTTCGACGGCCTGGTGCCCACGGCTCGGCTGTCGCGCGCGGCCCGCGCGGCGCGCGCGAGCTGGCTCACGCGCCTGCTGGCCCGCAGGCACGGCTGA
- a CDS encoding RNB domain-containing ribonuclease: MPRRHVQLPARPPQEAQGETVDVLVRRGLDDLRRELDVPAEFPADVLAEAASAAAGGPAGERSDATDIPFVTIDPEGSRDLDQAVHIERLGDGYRVRYAIADVAAWVRPGGAIDREVRERVETLYAPDGRTPLHPPLLSEGVASILPDQVTPALLWTIDLDADGAPQDVTVRRASVRSRAQLTYTGAQAALDDGSADESLQLLREVGTLRLTAEVARGGITLPTPEQEVEQGADGVWTLTSRAPLPVEEWNAQISLLTGMCAARLMLDGRVGILRTLPEADPRDVERLRRSARALGVPWRAGVTPGDVIRDLDAADPAHAALLTDATALLRGAAYVAFDGELPAFVAHTAIAAPYAHTTAPLRRLVDRFVGETCVALCAGEPVPSWVRDALPELPGLMAGGDKRAAEYERGCLDLVEAALLAGHVGEVFDGAVVDVREDRDAGVVQLRDPAVRGRIEGVGLPLGEHVRVRLTEASVPQRTVRFELAEPQADSA; this comes from the coding sequence GTGCCCCGACGACACGTCCAGCTGCCCGCCCGCCCGCCGCAGGAGGCGCAGGGCGAGACGGTCGACGTCCTGGTCCGGCGGGGTCTGGACGACCTGCGCCGCGAGCTCGACGTGCCCGCGGAGTTCCCCGCGGACGTGCTCGCGGAGGCCGCGTCCGCGGCCGCCGGTGGACCGGCGGGCGAGCGGTCCGACGCCACGGACATCCCGTTCGTGACCATCGACCCCGAGGGCTCCAGGGACCTGGACCAGGCGGTCCACATCGAGCGTCTCGGTGACGGCTACCGGGTGCGGTACGCGATCGCCGACGTCGCCGCGTGGGTGCGACCCGGCGGGGCGATCGACCGCGAGGTCCGCGAGCGCGTCGAGACCCTGTACGCGCCGGACGGCCGGACGCCGCTGCACCCGCCCCTGCTGTCCGAGGGTGTCGCGAGCATCCTGCCCGACCAGGTGACCCCGGCCCTGCTGTGGACGATCGACCTGGACGCGGACGGTGCACCGCAGGACGTCACCGTGCGACGCGCGTCGGTGCGCAGCCGCGCGCAGCTGACGTACACGGGTGCGCAGGCGGCTCTCGACGACGGCTCCGCGGACGAGTCCCTGCAGCTCCTGCGCGAGGTCGGCACGCTGCGGCTGACCGCGGAGGTGGCGCGCGGCGGCATCACGCTGCCGACGCCCGAGCAGGAGGTCGAGCAGGGTGCCGACGGGGTCTGGACCCTCACCAGCCGCGCGCCGCTGCCCGTCGAGGAGTGGAACGCGCAGATCTCGCTGCTCACGGGCATGTGCGCCGCCCGGCTGATGCTGGACGGACGCGTCGGCATCCTCCGGACGCTCCCGGAGGCGGACCCCCGCGACGTCGAGCGGCTGCGCCGGTCGGCGCGTGCGCTCGGGGTGCCGTGGCGTGCGGGGGTGACGCCCGGTGACGTCATCCGGGACCTCGACGCGGCCGACCCCGCACACGCCGCACTGCTCACGGACGCGACCGCCCTCCTGCGCGGGGCGGCGTACGTGGCGTTCGACGGCGAGCTGCCGGCGTTCGTCGCGCACACCGCGATCGCGGCGCCGTACGCGCACACCACCGCCCCGCTACGCAGGCTGGTCGACAGGTTCGTCGGCGAGACGTGCGTGGCGCTCTGCGCCGGTGAGCCGGTCCCCAGTTGGGTGCGCGACGCCCTGCCCGAGCTGCCCGGGCTGATGGCCGGTGGCGACAAGCGGGCCGCCGAGTACGAGCGCGGGTGTCTCGACCTGGTGGAGGCTGCCCTCCTGGCCGGGCACGTCGGCGAGGTGTTCGACGGTGCGGTCGTCGATGTCCGGGAGGACCGGGACGCGGGCGTCGTCCAGCTGCGCGACCCGGCGGTGCGCGGTCGCATCGAGGGTGTCGGGCTTCCGCTGGGCGAGCACGTCCGGGTCCGGCTGACCGAGGCGTCCGTCCCGCAGCGCACCGTCCGGTTCGAGCTCGCCGAACCTCAGGCCGACTCGGCCTGA
- a CDS encoding glycosyltransferase, with protein MRRIEHVAVVVPARDEEQLVGRCLDALQVARRAARLARPDLTVDLVLVLDRCTDGTRTVALGHRDLRLVELGAGRAGAARAAGVCDALARSAAPERGTWVASTDADSAVPEGWILEQVRLADAGADVVVGTVRPDPAELTASQLAAWRATRVRGRPNGHVHGANLGVRADAYLRAGGFPDLPEHEDVDLVAALVRDGARVVATDACDVLTSGRLVGRTPGGYAGYLRSRFGSPEDQAESA; from the coding sequence GTGAGGCGCATCGAGCACGTCGCGGTCGTCGTCCCGGCCCGGGACGAGGAGCAGCTGGTGGGCAGGTGCCTGGACGCGCTGCAGGTGGCCCGGCGGGCCGCCCGGCTGGCGCGCCCGGACCTGACGGTCGACCTGGTGCTGGTGCTCGACCGGTGCACCGACGGCACCCGCACGGTGGCGCTCGGGCACCGGGACCTGCGGCTGGTCGAGCTCGGCGCCGGACGCGCCGGAGCGGCGCGGGCGGCCGGGGTGTGCGACGCGCTCGCACGGTCCGCCGCCCCGGAGCGAGGGACGTGGGTCGCCAGCACCGACGCGGACTCCGCCGTCCCGGAGGGGTGGATCCTCGAGCAGGTCCGGCTGGCCGACGCCGGCGCCGACGTGGTGGTCGGGACCGTGCGCCCGGATCCGGCCGAGCTCACCGCGAGCCAGCTGGCCGCGTGGCGCGCCACCCGCGTGCGCGGTCGGCCGAACGGCCACGTGCACGGCGCCAACCTGGGCGTCCGGGCGGACGCCTACCTGCGGGCGGGCGGCTTCCCCGACCTGCCCGAGCACGAGGACGTCGACCTGGTGGCCGCGCTGGTCCGGGACGGCGCGCGGGTCGTCGCGACGGACGCCTGCGACGTGCTCACCTCGGGGCGCCTGGTCGGCCGCACCCCCGGCGGCTACGCGGGCTACCTGCGGTCGCGATTCGGCTCCCCGGAGGATCAGGCCGAGTCGGCCTGA
- a CDS encoding PIG-L family deacetylase codes for MVTFDGRAPGTPAGRWSADPRLGALPALALRRTGRTVVVAAHPDDETLGAGGILAELADAGHPADVVIVSDGAASHPGSPTLDPDALATRRWAEVVEAVHLLSPDSAITMLGHADGGLREARDAIEDDLRGLLSDGAQVDQLVAPWRGDGHRDHRIVGEICAALADELGCTLLEYPLWLWHWATPDDARVPWDRMRVVELSDRSVVRKQRAVAAHVTQVTALSSDPRDAPTLHPAFLRTFDRDVEVVVAAGEARDTLPGEFFDATYDRHEDPWGYTDRWYEERKRALTLAALPAARYGRVLEIGCGIGVLTQQLAGRADHLLAVDVSAEAVARARTRVAGLPHVRVEVADVADAVPAGPFDLVVLSEVGYYFSRPTLERVLADLRATLAPGGTLLACHWRHPVEAYPLGGDEVHRVLRRTLDLSLLAEHREADLLLDVYGDDPRSVAERTGLA; via the coding sequence GTGGTGACGTTCGACGGCCGCGCGCCCGGCACGCCCGCCGGTCGGTGGTCCGCCGACCCGCGCCTGGGCGCCCTCCCCGCGCTCGCGCTGCGCCGGACGGGCCGCACGGTCGTGGTCGCGGCGCACCCCGACGACGAGACGCTGGGCGCGGGCGGGATCCTCGCGGAGCTGGCCGACGCCGGGCACCCGGCCGACGTCGTGATCGTGTCCGACGGCGCCGCCTCCCACCCCGGTTCGCCCACGCTCGACCCGGACGCGCTGGCCACCCGTCGCTGGGCCGAGGTGGTGGAGGCGGTGCACCTGCTGTCGCCGGACTCGGCGATCACGATGCTCGGGCACGCGGACGGCGGCCTGCGCGAGGCCCGTGACGCCATCGAGGACGACCTGCGCGGCCTGCTGTCCGACGGCGCGCAGGTCGACCAGCTCGTGGCTCCGTGGCGCGGCGACGGGCACCGGGACCACCGGATCGTCGGCGAGATCTGCGCGGCGCTGGCCGACGAGCTGGGGTGCACGCTGCTGGAGTACCCGCTGTGGCTGTGGCACTGGGCGACGCCCGACGACGCGCGGGTGCCCTGGGACCGGATGCGGGTGGTCGAGCTCTCGGACCGGTCGGTGGTCCGCAAGCAGCGCGCGGTGGCCGCGCACGTCACGCAGGTGACCGCGCTGTCGTCCGACCCGCGCGACGCCCCGACGCTGCACCCGGCGTTCCTGCGGACGTTCGACCGTGACGTCGAGGTGGTCGTCGCGGCGGGCGAGGCCCGGGACACGCTGCCGGGCGAGTTCTTCGACGCGACGTACGACCGGCACGAGGACCCCTGGGGGTACACCGACCGCTGGTACGAGGAGCGCAAGCGCGCGCTGACCCTCGCCGCGCTGCCGGCGGCGAGGTACGGGCGGGTGCTGGAGATCGGCTGCGGCATCGGGGTGCTCACGCAGCAGCTCGCCGGGCGGGCCGACCACCTGCTGGCCGTCGACGTGTCCGCGGAGGCGGTCGCGCGCGCCCGCACCCGGGTCGCCGGCCTGCCCCACGTACGCGTCGAGGTCGCGGACGTCGCGGATGCCGTCCCGGCGGGTCCGTTCGACCTGGTGGTCCTGTCCGAGGTCGGCTACTACTTCTCCCGCCCGACGCTGGAGCGGGTGCTGGCGGACCTGCGGGCCACGCTCGCCCCTGGCGGCACGCTCCTGGCGTGCCACTGGCGTCATCCGGTGGAGGCCTACCCGCTCGGCGGTGACGAGGTGCACCGCGTGCTGCGTCGCACCCTCGACCTCAGCCTGCTGGCCGAGCACCGCGAGGCGGACCTGCTGCTCGACGTGTACGGCGACGACCCGCGCTCGGTCGCCGAGCGGACGGGCCTCGCGTGA